One genomic segment of Nilaparvata lugens isolate BPH chromosome Y, ASM1435652v1, whole genome shotgun sequence includes these proteins:
- the LOC120355240 gene encoding uncharacterized protein LOC120355240, with product MPNSSPAVLRSKLTKVATGSDKGSASSDRPSSASSSSSTKGEGWPADKGMLKQFVAELLSDNKFLDSLVDRVVIKLNDTLDELIKARIQSEYEPRLSAMEKRIDSLEAEIQDINKKAASRSDSYERKLDAQEQYQRRNNVRIFGLPETKGENITEIVTKLCGEKLKIAVDAAQIDRCHRVGRLPGTGVTQTRPRAVIVKFVSYQTRRSVLSARRQLKGSDVTIREDLTRRRHAHFCEVAARVGIRNAWTVDGRVMWREGDRIHSTSSQPPCLCSRMTMRPR from the exons ATGCCTAATTCTTCGCCAGCAGTGCTAAGGAGCAAGCTAACCAAGGTCGCAACCGGCAGCGATAAGGGTTCGGCATCAAGCGATCGCCCGTCGTCCGCATCATCCTCGTCATCAACCAAGGGGGAGGGGTGGCCGGCTGATAAAGGTATGCTTAAACAATTTGTAGCCGAACTCTTGTCAGATAACAAGTTCCTTGACAGTCTCGTTGACCGTGTTGTGATAAAACTAAATGATACTCTCGATGAACTGATTAAAGCACGTATCCAGAGCGAGTACGAACCGCGTTTGTCAGCGATGGAGAAAAGAATCGACTCATTAGAGGCGGAAATACAGGACATCAATAAAAAGGCAGCATCTCGATCCGATTCGTATGAGCGCAAGTTAGACGCTCAAGAACAGTATCAACGGCGTAATAATGTTCGAATATTTGGCCTGCCGGAGACTAAAGGAGAAAATATCACCGAAATTGTCACAAAACTATGtggtgaaaaattaaaaattgcgGTGGATGCAGCGCAGATCGACCGCTGCCACAGAGTGGGACGTCTTCCGGGAACTGGAGTGACTCAGACGAGACCACGAGCTGTTATCGTCAAATTCGTGAGCTACCAGACCCGGCGCTCGGTGTTATCGGCGAGGAGGCAGCTCAAGGGTTCTGATGTCACCATAAGAGAGGACCTCACTAGACGAAGACATGCTCACTTCTGCGAGGTTGCCGCCAGAGTGGGTATCCGGAATGCGTGGACGGTCGACGGCAGAGTGATGTGGCGCGAGGGTGACAGAATCCATTCCA CTTCGTCACAGCCACCTTGTCTATGCAGCAGGATGACGATGCGGCCGCGCTGA